One Oncorhynchus kisutch isolate 150728-3 linkage group LG13, Okis_V2, whole genome shotgun sequence DNA window includes the following coding sequences:
- the LOC109902415 gene encoding tumor necrosis factor alpha-induced protein 8-like protein 1: MDSFSTKSLALQAQKKLMSKMATKSVANLFIDDTSSEVLDELYRVTKEYTRNRKEAQKIIKNLIKMVVKLGVLYRNNQFSGEELVLVEGFRKKVHTLAMTAVSFHQIEFTFDRRVMSAILNECRELLHQAINRHLTAKSHSRVNHVFNQFADCDFLAALYGPSEVYRNHLQRICDGVNKMLDEGNL, encoded by the exons ATGGACTCCTTCAGTACTAAGAGCCTGGCCCTTCAGGCCCAGAAGAAGCTGATGAGCAAGATGGCAACCAAGAGCGTGGCCAACCTGTTCATTGATGACACCAGCAGCGAGGTGCTGGACGAGCTCTACCGAGTCACCAAGGAGTACACACGCAACCGCAAGGAGGCCCAGAAGATCATCAAGAACCTCATCAAGATGGTGGTGAAGCTGGGTGTCCTCTACCGCAACAACCAATTCAGCGGGGAGGAACTGGTGCTGGTCGAGGGCTTCAG GAAGAAGGTCCACACACTGGCCATGACAGCTGTCAGCTTCCACCAAATCGAGTTCACATTCGACCGGCGTGTGATGAGCGCCATCCTGAATGAGTGCCGTGAGCTGCTGCACCAGGCCATCAACCGCCACCTAACAGCCAAGAGCCACTCGCGGGTCAACCACGTGTTCAACCAATTCGCAGACTGTGACTTCCTGGCAGCTCTCTACGGCCCCTCTGAGGTGTACCGCAACCACCTGCAGAGGATTTGCGATGGTGTCAATAAGATGCTGGACGAGGGCAacctttaa